The following are from one region of the Vidua chalybeata isolate OUT-0048 chromosome 12, bVidCha1 merged haplotype, whole genome shotgun sequence genome:
- the LOC128793892 gene encoding cullin-associated NEDD8-dissociated protein 1-like isoform X1 produces the protein MASVSYHISSLLEKMTSTDKDFRFMATNDLMMELQKDSIKLDEDSEKKVVKMLLKLLEDKNGEVQNLAVKCLGPLVGKVKEYQVETIVDTLCTNMLSDKEQLRDISSIGLKTVISELPPAATGSTMTANVCKKITAQLTGAIGKQEDVSVQLEALDILSDMLSRLGGTLYSFHSSILTCLLPQLTSPRLAVRKRAIIALGHLVLTCSSNIFSELTEHLLAELKRNESTSTTRTYIQCVAGISRQAGHRIGEHLEKIIPLIVQYCNVDDDELREYCFQAFESFVRRCPKEMDPHISSVMGLCLKYITFDPNYNYDNEEEEEEMMETENGEDEEQESDDEYSDDDDISWKVRRAAAKCLEAIVSSRHDLLQDFYRTLSPALISRFKEREENVKADIFNAYISLLKQTLPTQSWLHSSDTSGKDDVPLTMLQNQVPNIIKALHKQLKEKSIKSRQGCFSLLTELASVLPACLADHIPALIPGIVFSLADKSSSSNMRIDTLSFLHVLLCNHQPEVFHPHVKALLPSVVTCIGDPFYKITSEALLVTQQLVKVIRPLDKPYTFDAKPYVKDLLPGTLKRLKAADIDQEVKERAISCMGQIIYNLGDHLSTDLQPTLKIFLERLKNEITRLTTVKALTLIASSPLKIDLRPILGEGLPILASFLRKNQRALKLSTLNALDILVKNYSESLKPAMIEAVLTELPVLITENDMHVSQVTIMFLTTLAKVYPTCISKISGSVLAEIFQLVHSPLLQGGALNAIIDFFQALVLTKTAAMGYPELMKQLTAPVYSSGSAGASLTLHKQAYHSIAKCMAALSSACPKEAPATVNQFVQDVKSPKSSPAVQVLAFLFLAEVGRTTNLSAQRELRTVILEAFSSPSEEVKSAASYALGNVSAGNLKEYLPFMLKEIGSQPKRQYLLLHSLKEVISCSPADSLTPYVEDIWALLFKHCECTEEGTRNVVAECLGKLTLVNPAELLPRLRKQLSAGSPHARSTVVTAIKFTITDQPQPIDALLKGCIGDFLRTLQDPDLNVRRVALALFNSAAHNKPSLIRDLLSTVLPSLYNETKVRRELIREVEMGPFKHTVDDGLDVRKAAFECMYTLLESCLDRLDIYDYLNHVEDGLKDHYDIRVKAGSVKQEFEKQDELKRSAMRAVAALLTIPEVEKSPAMAEFSSQIRSSPEMASLFESIQKDSASLPTSESMDMS, from the exons ATGGCCAGCGTCTCCTACCACATCTCCAGCCTGCTGGAGAAAATGACCTCCACCGACAAGGACTTCAG GTTTATGGCCACCAATGACCTGATGATGGAACTGCAGAAAGACTCAATAAAACTAGATGAAGACAGTGAGAAAAAAGTtgtgaaaatgcttttgaaattgCTGGAGGACAAAAATGGGGAAGTACAGAATCTTGCTGTCAAATG CCTGGGCCCTCTGGTTGGCAAGGTGAAGGAGTACCAGGTGGAGACCATCGTGGACACGCTCTGCACCAACATGCTGTCGGACAAGGAGCAGCTGCGAGATATCTCCAGCATCGGCCTCAAAACAGTTATTTCTGAGCTGCCACCAGCTGCCACAG GTTCCACCATGACAGCAAATGTGTGCAAAAAGATCACAGCCCAGCTGACAGGAGCCATTGGCAAGCAGGAGGATGTGTCCGTGCAGTTGGAAGCTCTTGACATCCTGTCAGATATGCTGAGCAG GTTGGGAGGAACACTCTACTCATTCCACTCCTCTATCCTGACCTGcctgctgccccagctgacgagccccaggctggcagtACGGAAACGGGCCATCATTGCCTTGGGGCACCTGGTCTTGACCTGCAGCAGCAACATCTTCTCAGAGCTTACAGAGcatctgctggcagagctgaagaGGAACGAGTCCACATCTACCACCAGGACATACATTCAGTGTGTGGCTGGCATCAGCAGGCAGGCTGGGCACCGCATAG GAGAACACCTGGAGAAGATAATTCCTCTGATTGTTCAGTACTGTAATGTGGATGACGACGAGCTGCGAGAGTACTGTTTCCAGGCCTTTGAGTCCTTTGTGAGAAG GTGCCCAAAGGAAATGGACCCTCACATCTCAAGTGTGATGGGACTGTGTTTGAAGTACATTACCTTTGACCCAAACTACAACTATGAtaatgaggaggaagaggaagagatgATGGAAACTGAAAATGGGGAGGATGAAGAGCAAG AAAGCGACGACGAGTACAGTGACGATGACGACATCAGCTGGAAGGTCCGCAGGGCTGCGGCCAAGTGCCTGGAGGCCATTGTCAGCAGCAGGCACGACCTCCTGCAGGACTTCTACAGAACTCTCTCCCCAGCCTTGATAAGCAGGTTCAAAGAGAGGGAGGAGAATGTCAAAGCTGACATCTTCAATGCTTACATCTCCTTGCTGAAGCAAACACTGCctacccagagctggctgcactCTTCGGATACCTCTGGCAAGGATGATGTTCCCCTGACGATGCTTCAGAACCAG GTTCCCAACATCATCAAGGCCTTGCACAAGCAGCTCAAAGAAAAGAGCATCAAATCAAGACAGGGTTGTTTCAGCCTTCTGACAGAATTGGCCAGtgtccttcctgcctgcctggcagaTCATATACCTGCACTTATCCCTG GTATTGTTTTCTCCTTGGCGGATAAATCCAGCTCCTCCAACATGCGGATCGACACACTGTCCTTCCTCCACGTCCTTCTCTGCAACCACCAGCCAGAGGTATTTCATCCTCATGTCAAagccctgctgccttctgtTGTGACCTGTATTGGAGACCCCTTTTATAAGATCACGTCAGAAGCTCTGCTGGTAACTCAGCAGCTTGTGAAAGTTATCAGGCCTTTGGACAAACCTTACACCTTTGATGCCAAGCCCTATGTGAAGGACCTTCTCCCTGGTACTCTGAAGCGGCTGAAGGCAGCTGACATCGACCAGGAGGTGAAGGAACGTGCCATCTCGTGCATGGGACAAATCATTTACAACTTGGGAGACCATTTAAGCACTGACCTCCAGCCAACCTTGAAGATATTTCTGGAGAGGCTCAAAAATGAAATCACCAGACTGACAACAGTCAAAGCATTAACCTTAATTGCTAGTTCTCCACTTAAAATAGATTTGAGACCCATCCTAGGGGAAGGTCTCCCCATTCTAGCTTCCTTCTTGAGAAAGAATCAACGTGCCTTGAAACTGAGTACTCTGAATGCTCTGGACATCCTGGTGAAGAACTACAGTGAGAGCCTCAAGCCTGCCATGATTGAGGCTGTCCTAACAGAGCTCCCCGTCTTAATTACCGAGAATGACATGCACGTGTCCCAGGTGACCATCATGTTCCTCACGACTTTGGCCAAGGTttatccaacctgtatttccaaGATCAGCGGCTCTGTGCTTGCTGAAATCTTTCAGCTTGTCCACTCACCTTTGCTTCAAGGAGGGGCCCTGAATGCCATTATCGACTTCTTCCAGGCACTGGTCCTGACAAAGACGGCTGCCATGGGTTACCCGGAGCTGATGAAGCAGCTGACAGCACCCGTTTACTCCTCGGGCTCGGCCGGGGCCTCGCTGACCCTGCACAAACAGGCGTATCACTCCATCGCAAAGTGTATGGCAGCCCTGTCCTCAGCCTGCCCAAAGGAAGCCCCTGCGACAGTGAACCAGTTTGTCCAGGATGTGAAAAGTCCCAAGTCCAGCCCTGCTGTTCAAGTGCTGGCTTTCCTCTTCCTGGCAGAGGTGGGCCGCACCACGAACCTCAGTGCTCAGAGGGAGCTCAGAACCGTCATCCTGGAAGCGTTCTCTTCCCCCAGCGAAGAGGTGAAATCCGCCGCCTCCTACGCGCTGGGGAACGTCAGCGCTGGGAACCTGAAGGAGTATCTGCCCTTCATGCTGAAGGAGATCGGAAGCCAGCCCAAGCGACAGTACCTGCTGCTGCACTCCCTGAAGGAAGTcatcagctgctccccagctgaCAGCCTCACGCCTTACGTGGAGGATATCTGGGCTCTGCTCTTCAAGCACTGTGAGTGCACAGAGGAAGGGACACGCAACGTGGTGGCAGAGTGCCTGGGCAAGCTGACTTTGGTGaaccctgctgagctgctgccccgGCTGAGGAAACAGCTGTCAGCAG GCTCCCCACATGCCCGGAGCACTGTGGTTACTGCCATCAAGTTCACAATTACAGACCAGCCTCAGCCCATCGATGCTCTCCTGAAAGGCTGCATAG GTGACTTCTTACGAACTCTGCAAGATCCAGACCTGAACGTTCGCCGTGTGGCTTTAGCCCTATTTAATTCTGCTGCTCACAACAAGCCTTCTTTGATCCGGGACTTACTGAGCACAGTCCTCCCCAGCCTGTACAACGAAACCAAAGTGCGAAGGGAGCTCATCCGGGAG GTAGAGATGGGGCCATTCAAGCACACAGTGGACGATGGCCTTGATGTGAGGAAAGCTGCTTTCGAGTGCATGTACACcctgctggaaagctgcctggaCCGGCTGGACATCTATGACTACCTGAACCACGTGGAGGATGGGCTGAAAGATCACTATGACATTCGG GTGAAAGCCGGTTCGGTGAAGCAGGAGTTTGAGAAGCAGGATGAGCTGAAGCGCTCGGCCATGCGGGCAGTGGCTGCTCTCCTGACCATCCCTGAGGTGGAGAAAAGCCCAGCAATGGCCGAGTTTTCATCCCAGATCAGATCCAGTCCTGAAATGGCATCACTTTTTGAGAGCATTCAGAAAGATTCTGCTTCCCTCCCCACCTCGGAGTCAATGGACATGAGCTAA
- the RPL32 gene encoding 60S ribosomal protein L32, protein MPALRPLVKPKIVKKRTKKFIRHQSDRYVKIKRNWRKPRGIDNRVRRRFKGQILMPNIGYGSNKKTKHMLPTGFRKFLVHNVKELEVLMMSNKSYCAEIAHNVSSKNRKVIVERAAQLAIKITNPNARLRSEENE, encoded by the exons ATGCCTGCCCTCAGGCCTCTCGTGAAGCCCAAGATCGTCAAGAAGAGAACCAAGAAGTTCATCCGGCACCAGTCTGACCGCTATGTCAAGATCAAG CGCAACTGGCGCAAACCCAGAGGCATCGACAACAGAGTGCGCCGGCGCTTCAAGGGACAGATCCTGATGCCCAACATCGGCTATGGCAGCAATAAGAAGACAAAACACATGCTGCCCACGGGCTTCAGAAAGTTCCTGGTCCACAATGTGAAAGAGCTGGAAGTGCTGATGATGAGCAACAA GTCGTACTGTGCAGAGATTGCCCACAACGTGTCCTCGAAGAACAGGAAGGTGATTGTGGAGAGAGCTGCACAGCTCGCCATCAAGATCACCAACCCCAACGCCAGACTGCGGAGCGAGGAGAACGAGTAg
- the SEC13 gene encoding protein SEC13 homolog isoform X2, whose translation MIHDAQMDYYGTRLATCSSDRSVKIFDVRNGGQILIADLRGHEGPVWQVAWAHPMYGNILASCSYDRKVIIWKEENGTWEKTYEYTGHDSSVNSVCWAPHDYGLILACGSSDGAISLLSYTGDGQWEVKKISNAHTIGCNAVSWAPAVVPGSLIEQPSGQKPNYIKRFASGGCDNLVKIWKEEEGQWKEEQKLEAHSDWVRDVAWAPSIGLPTSTIASCSQDGRVFIWTCDDASGNSWSPKLLHKFNDVVWHVSWSITANILAVSGGDNKVTLWKESVDGLWACISDVNKGQGGVSAVTEGQQNEQ comes from the exons ATGATC CACGATGCACAGATGGATTACTACGGCACGCGCCTGGCGACCTGCTCCTCAGACCGATCCGTGAAGATCTTCGACGTCCGCAACGGGGGGCAGATCCTCATTGCAGACCTGAGGGG GCACGAGGGTCCCGTGTGGCAGGTTGCCTGGGCTCATCCTATGTATGGGAATATCTTGGCTTCCTGTTCCTATGACAGGAAGGTTATTatctggaaggaagaaaatggcaCTTGGGAAAAGACCTACGAGTACACGGGACATGATTCTTCAG TGAATTCTGTCTGCTGGGCACCACACGACTATGGACTGATCCTGGCCTGTGGGAGCTCTGACGGGGCCATTTCCTTGTTGAGCTACACGGGTGATGGGCAGTGGGAAGTCAAAAAGATCAGCAATGCACACACG ATTGGATGTAATGCAGTTAGCTGGGCTCCTGCTGTTGTACCAGGAAGCCTTATAGAACAGCCCTCTGGTCAAAAGCCGAACTACATCAAAAGATTTGCATCTGGTGGCTGTGACAACCTGGTCAAGATCTGGAA GGAAGAAGAGGGTCAGTGGAAAGAAGAGCAGAAGCTGGAGGCTCACAGTGACTGGGTACGAGACGTGGCCTGGGCTCCATCCATAGGTTTGCCAACCAGCACCATTGCTAGCTGCTCACAG gATGGCCGAGTGTTTATCTGGACGTGTGATGATGCTTCTGGAAACTCCTGGTCGCCAAAGCTGCTGCACAAGTTCAATGATGTTGTCTGGCACGTGAGCTGGTCCATCACTGCCAACATCCTTGCAGTGTCTGGAGGAGACAACAAA GTGACGCTGTGGAAGGAGTCGGTGGACGGACTGTGGGCGTGTATCAGCGACGTGAACAAGGGCCAAGGAGGGGTGTCTGCTGTGACAGAAGGGCAGCAGAATGAGCAGTGA
- the SEC13 gene encoding protein SEC13 homolog isoform X1, with translation MVSVINTVDTSHEDMIHDAQMDYYGTRLATCSSDRSVKIFDVRNGGQILIADLRGHEGPVWQVAWAHPMYGNILASCSYDRKVIIWKEENGTWEKTYEYTGHDSSVNSVCWAPHDYGLILACGSSDGAISLLSYTGDGQWEVKKISNAHTIGCNAVSWAPAVVPGSLIEQPSGQKPNYIKRFASGGCDNLVKIWKEEEGQWKEEQKLEAHSDWVRDVAWAPSIGLPTSTIASCSQDGRVFIWTCDDASGNSWSPKLLHKFNDVVWHVSWSITANILAVSGGDNKVTLWKESVDGLWACISDVNKGQGGVSAVTEGQQNEQ, from the exons atg GTGTCGGTCATTAACACCGTGGACACGTCCCACGAGGACATGATC CACGATGCACAGATGGATTACTACGGCACGCGCCTGGCGACCTGCTCCTCAGACCGATCCGTGAAGATCTTCGACGTCCGCAACGGGGGGCAGATCCTCATTGCAGACCTGAGGGG GCACGAGGGTCCCGTGTGGCAGGTTGCCTGGGCTCATCCTATGTATGGGAATATCTTGGCTTCCTGTTCCTATGACAGGAAGGTTATTatctggaaggaagaaaatggcaCTTGGGAAAAGACCTACGAGTACACGGGACATGATTCTTCAG TGAATTCTGTCTGCTGGGCACCACACGACTATGGACTGATCCTGGCCTGTGGGAGCTCTGACGGGGCCATTTCCTTGTTGAGCTACACGGGTGATGGGCAGTGGGAAGTCAAAAAGATCAGCAATGCACACACG ATTGGATGTAATGCAGTTAGCTGGGCTCCTGCTGTTGTACCAGGAAGCCTTATAGAACAGCCCTCTGGTCAAAAGCCGAACTACATCAAAAGATTTGCATCTGGTGGCTGTGACAACCTGGTCAAGATCTGGAA GGAAGAAGAGGGTCAGTGGAAAGAAGAGCAGAAGCTGGAGGCTCACAGTGACTGGGTACGAGACGTGGCCTGGGCTCCATCCATAGGTTTGCCAACCAGCACCATTGCTAGCTGCTCACAG gATGGCCGAGTGTTTATCTGGACGTGTGATGATGCTTCTGGAAACTCCTGGTCGCCAAAGCTGCTGCACAAGTTCAATGATGTTGTCTGGCACGTGAGCTGGTCCATCACTGCCAACATCCTTGCAGTGTCTGGAGGAGACAACAAA GTGACGCTGTGGAAGGAGTCGGTGGACGGACTGTGGGCGTGTATCAGCGACGTGAACAAGGGCCAAGGAGGGGTGTCTGCTGTGACAGAAGGGCAGCAGAATGAGCAGTGA
- the LOC128793892 gene encoding cullin-associated NEDD8-dissociated protein 1-like isoform X2: protein MASVSYHISSLLEKMTSTDKDFRFMATNDLMMELQKDSIKLDEDSEKKVVKMLLKLLEDKNGEVQNLAVKCLGPLVGKVKEYQVETIVDTLCTNMLSDKEQLRDISSIGLKTVISELPPAATGSTMTANVCKKITAQLTGAIGKQEDVSVQLEALDILSDMLSRLGGTLYSFHSSILTCLLPQLTSPRLAVRKRAIIALGHLVLTCSSNIFSELTEHLLAELKRNESTSTTRTYIQCVAGISRQAGHRIGEHLEKIIPLIVQYCNVDDDELREYCFQAFESFVRRCPKEMDPHISSVMGLCLKYITFDPNYNYDNEEEEEEMMETENGEDEEQESDDEYSDDDDISWKVRRAAAKCLEAIVSSRHDLLQDFYRTLSPALISRFKEREENVKADIFNAYISLLKQTLPTQSWLHSSDTSGKDDVPLTMLQNQVPNIIKALHKQLKEKSIKSRQGCFSLLTELASVLPACLADHIPALIPGIVFSLADKSSSSNMRIDTLSFLHVLLCNHQPEVFHPHVKALLPSVVTCIGDPFYKITSEALLVTQQLVKVIRPLDKPYTFDAKPYVKDLLPGTLKRLKAADIDQEVKERAISCMGQIIYNLGDHLSTDLQPTLKIFLERLKNEITRLTTVKALTLIASSPLKIDLRPILGEGLPILASFLRKNQRALKLSTLNALDILVKNYSESLKPAMIEAVLTELPVLITENDMHVSQVTIMFLTTLAKVYPTCISKISGSVLAEIFQLVHSPLLQGGALNAIIDFFQALVLTKTAAMGYPELMKQLTAPVYSSGSAGASLTLHKQAYHSIAKCMAALSSACPKEAPATVNQFVQDVKSPKSSPAVQVLAFLFLAEVGRTTNLSAQRELRTVILEAFSSPSEEVKSAASYALGNVSAGNLKEYLPFMLKEIGSQPKRQYLLLHSLKEVISCSPADSLTPYVEDIWALLFKHCECTEEGTRNVVAECLGKLTLVNPAELLPRLRKQLSAGSPHARSTVVTAIKFTITDQPQPIDALLKGCIGDFLRTLQDPDLNVRRVALALFNSAAHNKPSLIRDLLSTVLPSLYNETKVRRELIREVEMGPFKHTVDDGLDVRKAAFECMYTLLESCLDRLDIYDYLNHVEDGLKDHYDIRMLTFIMLARLSVLCPNAVLQRLERLIEPLRATCSTKVKAGSVKQEFEKQDELKRSAMRAVAALLTIPEVEKSPAMAEFSSQIRSSPEMASLFESIQKDSASLPTSESMDMS, encoded by the exons ATGGCCAGCGTCTCCTACCACATCTCCAGCCTGCTGGAGAAAATGACCTCCACCGACAAGGACTTCAG GTTTATGGCCACCAATGACCTGATGATGGAACTGCAGAAAGACTCAATAAAACTAGATGAAGACAGTGAGAAAAAAGTtgtgaaaatgcttttgaaattgCTGGAGGACAAAAATGGGGAAGTACAGAATCTTGCTGTCAAATG CCTGGGCCCTCTGGTTGGCAAGGTGAAGGAGTACCAGGTGGAGACCATCGTGGACACGCTCTGCACCAACATGCTGTCGGACAAGGAGCAGCTGCGAGATATCTCCAGCATCGGCCTCAAAACAGTTATTTCTGAGCTGCCACCAGCTGCCACAG GTTCCACCATGACAGCAAATGTGTGCAAAAAGATCACAGCCCAGCTGACAGGAGCCATTGGCAAGCAGGAGGATGTGTCCGTGCAGTTGGAAGCTCTTGACATCCTGTCAGATATGCTGAGCAG GTTGGGAGGAACACTCTACTCATTCCACTCCTCTATCCTGACCTGcctgctgccccagctgacgagccccaggctggcagtACGGAAACGGGCCATCATTGCCTTGGGGCACCTGGTCTTGACCTGCAGCAGCAACATCTTCTCAGAGCTTACAGAGcatctgctggcagagctgaagaGGAACGAGTCCACATCTACCACCAGGACATACATTCAGTGTGTGGCTGGCATCAGCAGGCAGGCTGGGCACCGCATAG GAGAACACCTGGAGAAGATAATTCCTCTGATTGTTCAGTACTGTAATGTGGATGACGACGAGCTGCGAGAGTACTGTTTCCAGGCCTTTGAGTCCTTTGTGAGAAG GTGCCCAAAGGAAATGGACCCTCACATCTCAAGTGTGATGGGACTGTGTTTGAAGTACATTACCTTTGACCCAAACTACAACTATGAtaatgaggaggaagaggaagagatgATGGAAACTGAAAATGGGGAGGATGAAGAGCAAG AAAGCGACGACGAGTACAGTGACGATGACGACATCAGCTGGAAGGTCCGCAGGGCTGCGGCCAAGTGCCTGGAGGCCATTGTCAGCAGCAGGCACGACCTCCTGCAGGACTTCTACAGAACTCTCTCCCCAGCCTTGATAAGCAGGTTCAAAGAGAGGGAGGAGAATGTCAAAGCTGACATCTTCAATGCTTACATCTCCTTGCTGAAGCAAACACTGCctacccagagctggctgcactCTTCGGATACCTCTGGCAAGGATGATGTTCCCCTGACGATGCTTCAGAACCAG GTTCCCAACATCATCAAGGCCTTGCACAAGCAGCTCAAAGAAAAGAGCATCAAATCAAGACAGGGTTGTTTCAGCCTTCTGACAGAATTGGCCAGtgtccttcctgcctgcctggcagaTCATATACCTGCACTTATCCCTG GTATTGTTTTCTCCTTGGCGGATAAATCCAGCTCCTCCAACATGCGGATCGACACACTGTCCTTCCTCCACGTCCTTCTCTGCAACCACCAGCCAGAGGTATTTCATCCTCATGTCAAagccctgctgccttctgtTGTGACCTGTATTGGAGACCCCTTTTATAAGATCACGTCAGAAGCTCTGCTGGTAACTCAGCAGCTTGTGAAAGTTATCAGGCCTTTGGACAAACCTTACACCTTTGATGCCAAGCCCTATGTGAAGGACCTTCTCCCTGGTACTCTGAAGCGGCTGAAGGCAGCTGACATCGACCAGGAGGTGAAGGAACGTGCCATCTCGTGCATGGGACAAATCATTTACAACTTGGGAGACCATTTAAGCACTGACCTCCAGCCAACCTTGAAGATATTTCTGGAGAGGCTCAAAAATGAAATCACCAGACTGACAACAGTCAAAGCATTAACCTTAATTGCTAGTTCTCCACTTAAAATAGATTTGAGACCCATCCTAGGGGAAGGTCTCCCCATTCTAGCTTCCTTCTTGAGAAAGAATCAACGTGCCTTGAAACTGAGTACTCTGAATGCTCTGGACATCCTGGTGAAGAACTACAGTGAGAGCCTCAAGCCTGCCATGATTGAGGCTGTCCTAACAGAGCTCCCCGTCTTAATTACCGAGAATGACATGCACGTGTCCCAGGTGACCATCATGTTCCTCACGACTTTGGCCAAGGTttatccaacctgtatttccaaGATCAGCGGCTCTGTGCTTGCTGAAATCTTTCAGCTTGTCCACTCACCTTTGCTTCAAGGAGGGGCCCTGAATGCCATTATCGACTTCTTCCAGGCACTGGTCCTGACAAAGACGGCTGCCATGGGTTACCCGGAGCTGATGAAGCAGCTGACAGCACCCGTTTACTCCTCGGGCTCGGCCGGGGCCTCGCTGACCCTGCACAAACAGGCGTATCACTCCATCGCAAAGTGTATGGCAGCCCTGTCCTCAGCCTGCCCAAAGGAAGCCCCTGCGACAGTGAACCAGTTTGTCCAGGATGTGAAAAGTCCCAAGTCCAGCCCTGCTGTTCAAGTGCTGGCTTTCCTCTTCCTGGCAGAGGTGGGCCGCACCACGAACCTCAGTGCTCAGAGGGAGCTCAGAACCGTCATCCTGGAAGCGTTCTCTTCCCCCAGCGAAGAGGTGAAATCCGCCGCCTCCTACGCGCTGGGGAACGTCAGCGCTGGGAACCTGAAGGAGTATCTGCCCTTCATGCTGAAGGAGATCGGAAGCCAGCCCAAGCGACAGTACCTGCTGCTGCACTCCCTGAAGGAAGTcatcagctgctccccagctgaCAGCCTCACGCCTTACGTGGAGGATATCTGGGCTCTGCTCTTCAAGCACTGTGAGTGCACAGAGGAAGGGACACGCAACGTGGTGGCAGAGTGCCTGGGCAAGCTGACTTTGGTGaaccctgctgagctgctgccccgGCTGAGGAAACAGCTGTCAGCAG GCTCCCCACATGCCCGGAGCACTGTGGTTACTGCCATCAAGTTCACAATTACAGACCAGCCTCAGCCCATCGATGCTCTCCTGAAAGGCTGCATAG GTGACTTCTTACGAACTCTGCAAGATCCAGACCTGAACGTTCGCCGTGTGGCTTTAGCCCTATTTAATTCTGCTGCTCACAACAAGCCTTCTTTGATCCGGGACTTACTGAGCACAGTCCTCCCCAGCCTGTACAACGAAACCAAAGTGCGAAGGGAGCTCATCCGGGAG GTAGAGATGGGGCCATTCAAGCACACAGTGGACGATGGCCTTGATGTGAGGAAAGCTGCTTTCGAGTGCATGTACACcctgctggaaagctgcctggaCCGGCTGGACATCTATGACTACCTGAACCACGTGGAGGATGGGCTGAAAGATCACTATGACATTCGG aTGCTGACGTTCATCATGCTGGCGCGGCTCTCGGTGCTCTGCCCCAACGCTGTGCTGCAGCGGCTCGAGCGGCTGATCGAGCCCCTCCGGGCAACCTGCTCCACAAAG GTGAAAGCCGGTTCGGTGAAGCAGGAGTTTGAGAAGCAGGATGAGCTGAAGCGCTCGGCCATGCGGGCAGTGGCTGCTCTCCTGACCATCCCTGAGGTGGAGAAAAGCCCAGCAATGGCCGAGTTTTCATCCCAGATCAGATCCAGTCCTGAAATGGCATCACTTTTTGAGAGCATTCAGAAAGATTCTGCTTCCCTCCCCACCTCGGAGTCAATGGACATGAGCTAA